The sequence gaaggaaaatttgaagacaaagaagaagataaacaaaagagactccgttcatgagcgcattgattggaagtttagtcaaatgaagaagataaacaagatgaagaacattgtcccaaatttttactTTTAAAGTCTTTATTGTAAGTTATGTCATTATCTAGATGAATGAAAGAGGCACTAATGTAAGTTAAAAATCTAAACTTTTAATGAAAGATGCACTGGTTTTATATTAAtatcttaaaattaaaattgGAGACAAATGATAGTTGCATTATACAAACGATCATATTTAGGGAACACCCTCAAGAAAAGATAACAACCCTCAAAGTGAAAATTTTGACCAACTCTGTTGCGCCATTCGagccgacacatttgcttcacATCATTTGCGTTTTGGCCATTATGTCGGTTTCGATAGCCTTCGGCAAGTACAACATCCCGCAACTTCACATCCTTGCTGATTATTCCGAAGCGATGACACAATTCATCTGCATTTCGATTATTGAGGTTCAATGTTTCTCTTGAAATCTCTGAAATATGCGACTCCATACAACCTCTTGATGTTGATTTTGTCCACCATCGGGCATATCTTGCATAACAAAAACATAATGCCtgcaaatggattcatcttcagatATGCTAAATTTGCGAGTGCGAACTCGAACTGCCATATTggatttgtggagtgaaagaatggagattgaagaaatggtgtgagttgaaatgaaatttgatattgtATCTATAGGCAGATGAAATGATAACCGTTGGATGAGATGATACGAGCGGTCTAGTCTACATCGCTGACGATGGAAAGTACACCTAACGGTGTAAACTACACCGAGCGATCGAGACTCGACCGCTCGGTAGAAACTTGATCTGACCTGGCTAAGTGGCAGTTTATCAGTTTGCCCCCTCCATACTGGGTGCTTAAATGGCAAACAATCATGTTTGCCATACCCATAGGAAGGGGCCTTAAGCATTATAATAGTTCAGAATTGTTAATTAAAATATCATTTTTATAATAAACAAAGTTTTGACTATTATCTTTTGCGCTTCTGAATGTAGTTGAATGCATATActgtattttctttattttttttgaccaCAGTTCATTAATAGAAAATCTGaatgaagaaaaattataagGTTGGCAAGCCTCACTCGCAAATAAACTTCCCTCCTTTGTAGGTGATCGCCCATTATTATAGGTGTTTAAACCCGGCATCTTGATATGGCCATGCCGATGATGTAATGCGATGAGTTATATCCCTCCATGTGTGTAAATCATACCCAACCTTAACCGTAAACTTGATCATTACCTTACCTACGATTCTTAAACGTTGCAATGCCGGTAAAAATCCTGATCTCGCATGGGACCTACAAATCCACATCATCTTTACCGCATGTAGGATAAGGCAGAAAAAAAACACAGAAAGCTAAGAGCCTGTTTGGTacaattttcaaaaatagttttccactgttttaaaaacgtttttattttctaaaaattgtttggtaaactgtttttgaaaacaaggaaaatcaactaaatcggatcaaatgtaaagatttgtCTAAGAGaaagtgatattagccatgactcatttgcagtcattcccccgatctcttactttgttctgaaaagaaaagaagaacaaaaaaaaagtaaaaagagaaaacacataaaataatattttgttgttttcaaaaacagatagaaaacgttttctgaaaatgtccctaccaaacacgttttctcctgttttttgtttttcctgttttcaaaaacagaattgaaaactgtaccaaacaggacCTAACTATCTGAAGCGTCCATCTAAGCAATGTTTACATGATTCTTGTTATTGTTTCTCATTCATAGTCATTGTTTGCAAGCGACATAATTGGATGCCCAGAATGAATAGCGTGCGAGATTTACGAAGCTAACAGGCATTGCATGTTTGATATATACATATGATATGAATCGTTCATTTGATCGATTATATGGCTTGGTAATATATTTTTAGTAGCCAATCAATTTCATACGTTTATCCTTTACTAACAAATTTTAAAGATTTGAGTTGTTGGAGATAGAAACCAGAATATGGACACTTGAGCGGATCGTGAAAATGCAAGGAGCACAGTGTTATATtcccttttacttccatggaatTATTCCAATTTTGATAATAATCGAGCAATAATTTGGAACTGGTACGTGACTGAATGTTCTCCAACACACATGACTGATTTTCCAGACATTTCTATGAACTATGGAGTCCTACAGACAATACTTTTGAAACAGGTAAAAACCAAGGACATCGAAAACAAGGACGATGAAAAATAAAACCATACTGAGTCGAAATGTGAGTTCGACACTTTGACTCAGTTCCCCTCGTACCGTCGACCAACTTTGGCCATGGTGGACATTTGATTTATACCTTGAGGTTGTAGCTCAAAGGTTATGGGGTTATGACTTCTGAATCAAAGTGTAGACCGGTTGCATGTTTCGTAGATTGTTGACCACCAAATgagttttgaattattttattaaaaaaatgaaTTTTAAATTATAAATGGGCGTTGTTTTTCCGGTGATTTACCTTTCTTTGCATATCATTTTCACTTCCACTCTGTTCATTACAATGTCTCCAACTAGTTTAGATGTGGGGAAACACCTCCAGTGTCCGGCAAATCATAAGGTAATTATCAATAATTGGATTGGACAAGTCTGTTTGTACGGTAGACGAAATTGCTATTTGACCGGCGTTTTAACAGCTACTTGACAGATGATCTGGCAGGCGTTGTGGCGGAAAAGATTGATTTTCTTAAATAGTCACCTACTGAAAACAATATCGGAGGAACAATATTACGGAAGATTATTCAAGGAAACTCAATATCCGAGGAACAATACTATATATTCTTCTGAACTTACTTATTTTCTTTCATGATGTGGCTATGATGAGTCATCAGTCTTTGACAATTAATAAGGGGAAAGCTACTTTTTTACTAAGGGGAAAGCCGACTCGATCCGGAATATTTGACTTTCGGTCAATATTGGGTGGATTTCATAATAAGCTTTCCCCAGACGATATTGGGtcggttttatttctcttttgaGTATAACTTCCCATATCATCTTCTCGGTTGCTGTCGTTCAAATTCTTCGATGACTATTGTCTATTATTATCCTCTTTTGAACTAAACTAAAACATAAGGTTCTGTTACATCAAACTACTTTTGGGATTGGATGTGTTTGCAATAAACAAAAAGATTCAAGTGTTCGGGATTGGATACACACAACACACTTGTTAATGAGTTGAAAAAACAGTAGCCATTATGTGCAATTCATGGACTATAAACTTAATTAATCAACACAACAGTTATGCTTTAGTATCTCTAAACCAGGGGCGGAACTACGTTGTGACTAGGGCTAGCTTAAGCCAGCCCTAACAAGAGAAAAAGTCATTTTTTTCAAAGCCTTTTTTAAGTTGGGCCACAATTGGTCTATGAGTTTTATTCTTAAACAAGCCCTGAAAAAAGCTCCAGCCATCCCTATATCCAATGTCTAGTTCCGCCACTGCTCTAAACTATTGGATTGTGAAGAACTCATTGTTTGGTGTAAAAAAAGTTCACCGTCTGTTGAAAGAAAATTTATCGAAACCAATATTTTGCAACTGCACTTGAGTTCCTCACGTCTGCATGAAATATGCATCAAAAAAACGCTACCAACCCTCCATGGATGTTAGTTAGGGTTTGTTAATCCccaattaataaaaacaaaaattagggTTAAAATATAATTATATTATGGGATAACAATTATTACataaaactagttggaagcctaacaaggtAAGCTCCAACGATATACTAATACATTAAtttaacaggttgttgtgctagcctaccaacgAACCTCATGGttaacctagccaaaggagccgaagcggatagagGGCTGAGATTATGTCACAAGGgaggcaaactaactctaccttccatgttaagttctgcaatattacgccattagggactcgaacctgggacctcttaGAATGCATGAAACTTTAGGAaacgaggatgaccagctgagctagggatAAATGGGATGTTTACGTTTAATGTAGGGATGGTGACATAGGAAATTCTAAACCCAACTAATATTGACCCGCAGTCAAATAAACTAGACCGAAGTCAGTTTTCCCTCTAATAAAATTGGCTTTCCCCTTATTAATTATCTTAGTCTTTACTGCTACGTCAACTGCCATGTCAAAATCCGCTGTTATCTAGCTGTTACGCAGCTGTTCACCTAGCAAGATTGGTACTGTAGACCACAGTTTAAGGAGGCATTTCATAGAATTGAGGTGGCAAAGTCACAGATAGACTAAACATATCTGCAGAAGTTCACATGGACCTCTGAGAGTTCAGAATATCCTCTCCATTTTTAACCCAACCCTGAATCCAACAAATAAGAACAATCTAAAGAATATCAAACAAGACGGGAACAAGAAATTCTTTTGACATACTTGATCGTAAAAGGAGCTCAAGTAAAGTAAAGACTCTTAATACGGTCTTCTTACAACTTTTCCTAATACAAAAGGGGGTATTTTGTAACTGAACACCAGAACTATACTCTTACCAATCCACGGCTCTACTAAGGATATGAAGGTTGATAAGTAGCTCCTGCTGCCCCGTTATAATCGTATCCACCATAAACAGGAGGCTGGGGTGTATATGGCGCTACACTTGACCGCGCTACACCGGCGCCAGCCATATCATCTGGTTGGTAGGCATAAGTTTGAGGTCCTGCAGCGGGGCTTCTCGAATGTCCTCCAGCATATGATCCTCCATAAGATGGTGAAGGGTCATAAATAGGCTGATTAGGGTAACTGTAAAAACCAGCAGCAGGATGTGGACCAGGTGGTACTTGATTCCTGCGGTTGTAGGAAGGATAGCTATTTGAACCTCTTCCTGCTTTGGCGGGTCTGAAGTGCGGCGGGCCGCTGCCTCCACCGCTACCCCCGGGACCTCCTCGAGATCGCTTACCTTGGGGTTTGTTTCCCACAGGGACGCTTTTCTTCCTGTCAACCCTGGCTTTCTCCAACTGAGAAACTCGCTTTGTTAGGCTGTCAAGAGTAAATTCAGCTCCAAGTTTGTTCTCCTGCACGCATCTGATGATGGCTTTGAGGGAACTCAACTCTAATGCATTAGCAGCTTCCTGAAAGGGTAGTGCATAAGGAATTTAGGATCACTAAACCATGCTGGGAAATATTACAACATTTATTTGTGAGTCCCTAGGCACTCATCAATGGCGGAAACATTAAGCAAGACACTTGCTTTAAAAATAATATTAACATACCGATTGAGCTGCACTATAGTTACCATTCTTCAACATTGTATTCGCATTTTTCCTTGAGTTCCTGAGATAAGCTCTGAGAGAAGGAACTGGAGGAAATCGTTCAGTGAGACCACATTCACATGCAAAATTCACAGCCTCAATCTCCTTGCCGTTCTTTACCAGTTCATCAATTACATCTGCAACAAAATATTGGTTAGAGGTAAGGTTCTCAACCGAACTGATTTTGTAAAAGAAAGGCGATTTTTTTGCATTAAACAAAGTTAAGTCGTTTATTTGTTGTTTATCTTATTGCTAAGCAATGGCCAGGTATTAACCGGATAATCTCCACAGAACAATCATTGCAACAACCCCTTCTGACTATTTGTAGCAGAGCAAAAGAACATCCCAATAATAACCAAGGAATGGATAAGAGCAGAGAATGGAGATTCTACGCATCACAGAGTTGTATAAAAATTTGTTTTCCACGTTTTGAGATTTGACTGGTCTGTGTATATACCTCTTTTCTGTGGACAGAGTATCACCAAAAATCTGATCAACTGGTTCTTTAGATTCGCGAGTTAATATTAGTAATAAAGCAGATCATCAGACACGCAGACCATTTTGTAAGTACATCAACAGCAAACAATTCAACTTGATAGCAGAAAGCTCCCATGACAGATAGATAGAGGAAGAACAAGTGCCCCCAAAGTGGCTACTTTAGAGAAGAGGTTAAGAAAACACAGACTTTGCACTATGCAGAGCCTTCTTGTAAAGCAGTAAGCTAAATTGACAGAATATCTAAAGCCTAGCTCAGATTTCAGAGTCAAAAGACCAACACCGAGTTACACTGTTGAAAATCTTGTGAAAGGGAGGAAAACAACTGTTAAAATCAAATTGGATAACTAACTGTGAAATGGCAAGCTCAATACCGACAGTGAAATAGGATGATCAAATTCATGGTAAAAATAACAGTTTTTCTAGAGGCTGGTTCCAACTGAACAAGCCGCAAGGATAACTCACAAACAATCTATCCCCCAACAATACCATGGCAACAGCTGCTACAGCAAAGTGAGACATTCCCCAAGCTTGGGATTAATAGGAATTACAAAAATCACTAGTATGTGAATTGGTCGTTGTCATATTGGAACGTCTCTACCCATGTCACTACTCTCTGATCAGAACATAGTCTTACAAATAAGTTTCATAACAATGTCTATGATTCGGCCATTTCACGCCACATTTCACTAATTTCCACATAAATATTTCTCTCGGGATGTTTTTATCAATGAGTCTAACATTTGTAAGTATGCACATTTGCAAAAGCACGCCTATCTACGAAACATAACAATTCAATCTACAAAATATCTTTCCAACGAACTTACCAACTGAACTTAAGCAAAATATCAACAGATACTCTCGAAGAAATTgccaataaataaaaaataagcaAGAACTCGTACCTCCCATTTTCTCGCCGAACCGTAATGCTGCAGCAAGCTTAGGCATTTCTCTTCTCGAAGGATACGCTAAAATCAGCTTCTTCAAAAACTCCTCCTCAAACTTGTCTTTCAATCCAAACCCAATCACCATTTGCAAAAACATTGCAGCTTCAGCTGGTCCCATATCATCTCCTCCACCTCCTTCCAGATTATCCATTTTCCCCTTCCAAACTTGCGCAATAACACCCGCTCTTTCCTTGACACTAGTTGCAATAACACTCAGACTACTATTCCCATCCAAATCAGGAAACAGCCCATGAATCAAACTTCCACAAGGCCATCTCTTATCAGAAGCCCCAGGTTTCCCTTTGGCATCCAAATAATCCTCAATACCATCCAATACAAACCGAAAAGGATCAACACATTCACGAATCGCAACACCAATCTTAACCCTCATTGTAAGTGAGTCATTCCTCTTACTAATCATATACTTCATCAAACCCTTACTATCCATCTTTCTACAATAAGATTTCAATGCTTCTTCTATTTCAGTCCCATTACTACTAGAATCAACAATCCCTTCATATATCTCTTTGAATGCATTTTGTTTCTGTTCTTCGATGAGTGTAATGGCAATGGATTCACGCTCTGAGATTGAATTCTCCCTTTCTGATAACTTTGCTAATGCTTTTTTGGTTtctaaatctagggtttctagttTTGTGTCTAGGGTTTGGGTTTTCTGTAAGAGGGCTTGTTCTAATGATGTGAAATGAGATGATAGGTTTTCCCATTGTTGAGTACAATTTGTTAAGAGAGATTTCTGAGTTTCGAATTCGTCGAATGCTTTCTGTATACGATCTCTGTCTATTATGATTACTTCAGTCGCCATTGAAAAACCAGaaatttcttctcttccttctGAAAACCTAGAAAATATCTTCTTCAGATTTTTCTTAGGATTTTACTCTCCAGAATGACGAACTCCCATAAAACCTATGGAAACAA comes from Papaver somniferum cultivar HN1 chromosome 7, ASM357369v1, whole genome shotgun sequence and encodes:
- the LOC113299813 gene encoding FRIGIDA-like protein 4a — protein: MATEVIIIDRDRIQKAFDEFETQKSLLTNCTQQWENLSSHFTSLEQALLQKTQTLDTKLETLDLETKKALAKLSERENSISERESIAITLIEEQKQNAFKEIYEGIVDSSSNGTEIEEALKSYCRKMDSKGLMKYMISKRNDSLTMRVKIGVAIRECVDPFRFVLDGIEDYLDAKGKPGASDKRWPCGSLIHGLFPDLDGNSSLSVIATSVKERAGVIAQVWKGKMDNLEGGGGDDMGPAEAAMFLQMVIGFGLKDKFEEEFLKKLILAYPSRREMPKLAAALRFGEKMGDVIDELVKNGKEIEAVNFACECGLTERFPPVPSLRAYLRNSRKNANTMLKNGNYSAAQSEAANALELSSLKAIIRCVQENKLGAEFTLDSLTKRVSQLEKARVDRKKSVPVGNKPQGKRSRGGPGGSGGGSGPPHFRPAKAGRGSNSYPSYNRRNQVPPGPHPAAGFYSYPNQPIYDPSPSYGGSYAGGHSRSPAAGPQTYAYQPDDMAGAGVARSSVAPYTPQPPVYGGYDYNGAAGATYQPSYP